GCTCTACTCGAGACTTTGTTGAGAACGTAGATATCTGCTAGTAGGCTATTTGATGCGGTCCTTAACTGCCGGTAAGTACAACCAGGAACTAAATGGAGCACTTACCCTAAGGATTCAAACTGTCACTCGCTTGTTTATCAGTGTCGTACGATTGTAAAGGTATACTGTTTTGTCAACCGGGTAAAAATACGCTGGCTAGGATGGGAACACAATGTATTGTGTTAAAATGAGCCAAGACTTAGGGGATCCTGGATAACAGGGAAACTGACCTCGGTACACTCTAGTGCTTACATCCACCATGTGCCGTGCCTCGGATCGGCTACGATGCCGTGCCGATCACTTCCTGGGTACTCCCGGTGTAAGCACCTTCATCCTTCACAAAGATACTCCCTACACCAAGCGTGTCAAGTGGGATTTCTATTAAAGGCTACTGTCTAATTATAGAGACTGACGTGAACTAATACCAAAATCTGACTGGCCCTAAAAGTGTGGTAACACGAGTGTGTATTTTAACATGAGCGAGCACTAAGCAATTTAACCTACTTCTTCGCTTTAAAAGTAGTATAAAGTGGATCCTACATCTAGAGAGTAAAAATTGACTAGTTAAGCGGGGGAAGTGTATCTCCAGCTGACATTTAGATATTTAGAAACATACCATTGATCTCGCGACCACGTACTAGCCGCTGGGGGTGTTGAGAAGTCATTCCTCTCAACTACTCTCAGTCTTTTCAATCCCAGATGCTGTAGATAGCTTCCTTTTCTCCTCCACGTATCTACAGATACTTTGCATAGCAGTCCTTGATTCTCTGTTTTATAGTTCTCAGTATAGTTCCGAATGAAATTTTATGATTCGAAATAGGGGAAGGTAGGGTTTATGCACTTTCTATCTGAGCGAGTCGTTCGACGCGAACGCTAAGCATATGGCCAAGTTGCTAGTGCGTGCTACCTTATAGCCATTGATTAAATACGAGGGTTTGTGTTTCAAAATCGTAGCTAAACAGGTTCAATCCATAAGATTAAACTAAGTTAAAAATTCAAGCCTGCAGACCTATCCTATGATGGGTGATTCCTATTAGGGACGCCTCTAGTAGGCACGAGTGGAAGGATGGTATTTCCATGGCCAGAACATCTACAACCACACAAGAGGAATGCAGTGTACTCGAAGAATAGGCAAATCTACCGGTgaatacaaaaaaaaaaaacgccaacTTGGAATGACTCGGAGAATTACCAGATTACAACTGCCGACAAAACCCCACGGCCCCACGGATGGGCACAACGTTCATCAAATGCGGTGGGGTGCGGGGTTCGGAGTATAAGAGAACGAGTCCCGCTCTCAGATAAATTCAAACACAAAATGGATGCCTTCGAGTACAATCCCAACACTGGCCGGGTCATTTTTGGCAGCGGCACGCTGCATAAACTCCCAGATGAGATCTCTCGCCTGCAAGTGAAGGCCCCGCTAGTGCTCTCGACACCTCAACAGGTCAGCCAAGCCGAGAAAGTCAAGGAGGTGCTTAAGGATCAGATTGCCGGTAGTTTTAGACAGGCAGTCATGCATACTCCCACGAGTGTCACAGATGAGGCTGTAGAGTATGCAAAGACCCAGGGAGCCGACTCAGTCATTTCTATTGGAGGCGGAAGCACTATTGGTCTCGGCAAGGCGATCAGCATTCGCACTGGACTACCGCATATATGTATTCCGACAACGTATGCTGGTAGTGAAATGACCCCGATTCTCGGTGAGACTGCCAATGGATTAAAGAAAACTCGCTCGGACCCCGAAATCTTGCCCGGCACGGTCATTTACGATGTGGACCTCACAATGACCTTACCGGCGGCCATGAGTGCCACTAGTGGTGTCAATGCCATTGCACATGCTGGTAAAATATACCTCATTAATCTGCGCCAAGTAATGATACACAAATCTAATGCGTTCTGGATAGTCGAAGCTCTCTACGCGCGCAACACTAACCCGATCATCAACATGATGGCACTCGAGGGCATACAGGCACTTGCATCTTCCCTTCCCGAAATTATCGAGAATCCATCTTCTCAATCTGCACGATCCAAGGCCTTGTATGGTGCTTGGCTCTGCGGGACATGTCTAGGTAGCGTGGGCATGTCCATTCACCACAAGCTGTGCCACACACTTGGCGGCAGCTTCAATCTTCCTCATGCCGAAACTCACACCGCTGTACTTCCGCATGCCATTTCTTATAATGCACCTTACATCCCCGAGGCTATGAAGCAGTTGGCCGATGTCCTGCCGGATAGCAACGGTGACGCGATCCACGGTTTAAACGTTCTCTTGACTAAGCTTGAGGTTAAGCGCGGCGTGAAGGATTTCGGCATGAAGGAGGAAGAAATTGATAAAGCGGCTGATAGTGCGATATCCAACGCTTACTGGAATCCTCGGCCGATTGAACGAGCGCCGATCCGCGAATTGCTCCGCAGGGTTTGGGCCGGAGAACCAGCCCAGGCGAACTTGTAGATTTCGTTTGCTTTTTCAGTCGATCCAAGGAAATACGTAAATAGCCCTGTGACTCTAGAAAAATTCGAATATCTTTTCACCAAAATGTGATTACCAGGAGGTTGGGTTGCCTGCCAATGGGGCTCTGTTGTATTTTCCCGCTATCCATGGCGGGGTGAAGTGGggggatcttttttttttctccaaaaaCTTTTGGCAATTTCTCGTCCTTGGCTCAATACCACACCACACTTTTCAATTTGTTTTTTACAAAATGGGATCTGAAATGAAGTCGGCCCCTGTGCTGTCAACTGCTGATGATCGCATTCTTGAAGAAACCACTCCAGTGGCCTCGCGAGACCCAACGGCTTCAGTGTCAGACGATGAACTCTCCATTACGTACGATATCGAGCGCACATTGAAGGACATTCGGCAAGCACGGTACAAGCGCATCGCTCTCCAGTTCCCAGATGATATGCTTCCCGATGCCCCGCGAGTATTTCAACTGCTCAGCCGGGGCCTGGAACGCGAGGAAGTCGGCACCAATGTCACACAGCCCTCGAACAAGACCGATGCTAGCAACGCCGATGCCGACCTTGCTCATTCAGTAACTGAGCTCCAGCTGGAGGTAAAAACAGAACAAACCTCGCCTCGGTTGACCATCTTGGCCGACACATCATATGGGACGTGCTGCGTTGACGAAGTGGCCGCAGAACACGTGGACGCAGATGTGGTTGTGCATTACGGAAGGTCCTGTCTGTCGCCAACAGCTCGGCTACCCGTGATCCATGTCTTCACACATAAGAATCTCCCTCTTGAGCCAGTGGTACGAGCGTTCAAGGAGACTTATCTTGACCCAACCACCGACGTTATTATTGTAGCCGATGTTACCTTTGCAGACCACGTTCCTACGGTATACGCCCGCCTGGTGGAAGAGGGATATAGCAATATATTTGCAACGGAGGTCGTTCATGAGCCTTCTTCATCGATTCCCAATCGCACAGTCCCCAAGTCAGTTCGAGAGGCGCCCGAAACGCTGGCTGACTGGCAACTGTTTCACATCTCCGATCCGCCAACAGCTCTCATGATGACACTAGCATCTCGCGTTGCCGCGATCCACATTTATCCTACCGATGACCTTTCGAATGAGAATGTCAAGCCATTGCCTGCTTCGACTGCCGCGGTTTTGCGACGCCGCTATGGAACTCTTGCCTCTCTGACCACCGTGCCTATTTGGGGTATCCTTATCAACACTTTGAGTGTCAAGAACTACCTCCATATTGTGGAATATGTCAAGGAACGAATTGCCGAAGCAGGCAAAAAGAGCTACATGTTCGTGGTTGGTAAATTGAATGCTGCCAAGGTAGCCAACTTCAGTGAAATTGGTGGTTGGGTGGTCATTGGCTGCTGGGAAAGTTCTTTGGTGGACAGCAAGGATTTCTGGAAGCCAGTCATCACTCCATTCGAACTGGAGCTGGCTTTGAAAGACGACTCAGACCGGGTGTGGACAGGAGCGTGGCAGAGTGACTTCCAGGCAGTGCTCGACGCACCAGCCCAGGAGGTTAGCGGAAATAGAGATGACCAGGGGACATTCCCTAGCGCAACCGTCTCCGATGAGGACGATCTGTCCGAACCCGAGTCGGCGCCTCCCGAGTTTGACTTTCGCACCGGTCGGTACGTCTCACATTCCCGTCCAATGCGAAATCCCGCGCCGCGCGCTTCCCAGGTCGATGGATCAACCACTACCGGTCCATCTGCTGCTAGGGCATTGGCCCGACGAGCTAAGGGTGATTTGGCTATGATCGGCGGTACCGTTTCACCAGGGGCAGAATACTTGCGATCGCAACGGACATGGAAGGGTCTAGGTAGTGACTTTGATATTCGATATGATGAGGAAGACTCGGAGGATAGTACCATGGTCAAGGAAGGGCGCAAGGGCATTGCGAGGGGCTACACTGTAGGCGATGCAGCCGACAAACACTAGTCCACATGGCCTAGCATAGAAACCATTTGCAATAGACTCAGCGATCATTGCATTCAATTTTATCTTTGCATTATGAAATCCAAGAATTACAACATACGCAGATCATCAGAATCCGGGGGTTGATGGCCATCACATGACGACGCTGGTCTCTCCCAACGGGCGCATCACCATGTCTTGCTTAGCTTTTGAATTTCATCTCCCACTGTTTCTTCTCCCTTTTTAGTTTATCCAGAGTCATAGGGGCACAAGTAATAACTCCTGTTTCTTTGCTTTATCCTCTTTTTGGGGATTTCGTCTTTTCACCTCATTCTTATACCCctctctttttccctctcccTTCAGATACCCCAATTCATCAGCCCTTGCGACTCCATCTTTTCAATTATCGACTGTGTACCTTTAATGGCCTTGCATGGTGGCTTACCTCAGGGTGTgctcccccccccttcgATTGCATCTTCAAGTTGTCTTATCATGTGCCGCGTCTCTAACCGCCGAGCTCGCGACCTCGCGCCATCTCGATCTTCGATCTAAGAACCGGCATCTTTTGCTTACCCAGGACCTATGACGAATCACGGTCTTGACACCATGGCTTGGGGGAATATCGCTGGTGAAATTTCAGCGTCGCACCTGACGGTGCTGGAAAATGCCTTGCAACGCTCCGTTATCTCAGATGAGCGAACCCTGTCCACTTTTGAGCGAGTGATAACAACAAATGCACCCATATTCGAGTCTCTGTCACTTCAGATCCCGACCGATACTATCATAAAGCTGTATCACACTTCAAATTACCTTCGTACGTTCCTTCGATCATATCCGACCGCATGGAAGTCACTCTCGTTTCGCCTACAATACCCTTCAAGCACTCTACCGAATCCTCAAATAAATGACCCAAGCGGCCCTGACGCAGCCCCGACGCGTCAATCTCGACCTTATGCCCTAGATATGTTCCTGATGAATGTGGTGATGCCATTCAGTAGGTGTTTGAAAAGCCTAGAATTGGACAACACTGCCATTTCGGGAGAGAATCTAACCTCAACCGTGCTGCATTCACGTCGGGAGACGCTGGTACATCTCTCCGTTCGAGGCTGCAAGAACGTATCTTTGAAATATCACATCGTTCCTTTCCTGACCATGTTCGCGCTGCAACATGACATTGACATGGGGAACAATATCGACAACTCTTCCGGAACGCAACGACTTGCTCTCAAGAGTATTTACGCCTACCGATGTCGTCATCATCGAAGACGCCCTTATCTATCATCTTCACTGATGCGAAAAGACACTGACGCGGAGTCGACCCATGAACTTGTCAACATCTGCCACAAGCTAGGCATCTGGACTGATACCGCTTGGTGTACCACACCTGCCGGTAGATGCGCTCGCAGAGCCGGTTACGTTAAATCAAGGTTCCCGCACGGAGCAGGGTCTCCGGAAGTTTGGGTAGTCTTTGATCGACTCTGGAGATCTAGGAATTGGATCGGCCCAACCGATTCTGAGACCCCTCAGCCACATGTATACGGTGGAAAGCTGTGGGAGAATCGTGACACTGGATTTTATGGTGAGGCATTAGGAACTGGTGAGGGTATTGATTGGGGTGAAGGCAAAATGACACCTGCCCATCTGCGCCGGAGTCATACCCAATTTGTCGACAGGATCCGTTGTGATAACTGCCTCGAAGATATCTCAGAACGGTGTGAACATTGCAGTGTCTTAATGCACTGTGTCGGATGTCGTAAAACGCTATGTGCGAGCTGCGCCCACGAACGGCCGTATCTTCACAGAAACACTCTATCTTCTTCCCAGAAAAACCAGAATGCACCGGACTCCTTCTGGTGGGCACCTGGGGCCACACACTCTCCAGGCTCAATGCAGGATCCTGTGGGTATCCTGGCAGATCCCAATCAAGCCCAGGGTACAGGGATGGACCCGCCGCCTATTCTCAATTTCCATTGGTGCTGCACCAAGCCTGACCTTTCCGGAGGAGGCGGTATCAGCATCGGACCTCGTAATGGTGAGGTGGACCGGGTACGAGCCGTGCCTCTACCTCGTGGCCAAGGTTGGGAGGACCTAGAGTACACTGTTAGTGAATGGAGCAAGACATTCCCCAAGTATGCGTACGGAGATCCGAGCAAGCCAGACTATTCGCTTGAAACGGGTCACCTGGCGATGATGAAGTGGCTGCTAGGTCCTCCCAACCGAGAAGTTTCACCGTGCCCGCGTAACTTGTGCCAAGGATGTTACGATTCACCACAGTGGAAGGTGCACTGCAAGAGCTGCTCCAAGCCTCTCTGCATTGAACATGACCTCCGGGGGCTTCGTTTAAGAATCTGTGGCTACCGAGACCTCGAGACGGAAAAGCAAACTATTCAAAATCGATTCGCTGCAAATCTTTCGGGGTCCCTCATGTCTAGCCAACTTCCCGAGTACGACTCACTATTCAGAAGCCAACAGCCTATTAACTCGACAAACAAAAGCTTCATTGATGATTCACGTCAAGATAGCATGGACGAGGAAAATACACCCGAATCACATGTTGGTGATCAGTCGGCTGCTGTTTCTATCTTCTCCAACCAACCATCCCGCTCATTTTCGGCCCCTATGTCTGAccattcttcctctccctcgtcctcatcctctACCTTCTTTGATTCGCCGACAATCGAATCCCCAAGATGGCAAGGCTGCCAATCCTTCTTCTGTCCCCCTGCTGATCCCATCACCGGAATCAGGGATCCACGCCCCAGATGCCCCAGCTATCTGCGAGAATGCAAAGCCTGCAAGGTGTATGTCTGCGCGGATTGCATATATACCAACCCACCCTGCAAGTGTTCGTATTGTGAGGAAAACTACTTGTGTCCCAATTGCATGACGGACCAACCTCGCGACAGCCTGTGCCGCCGTCGCCAGGAAGAAAAAGCTCAGCGTGACCGCAAATGGAAAAGGGAAATGCAGTTGCTCGAAGCCATCCTGGAGCTCAAAGTGGCCAATGAGCTGGCCGAGTTTGCAGGTGAGTTCTTTGACCTCGTCGAGCGGCGCAACAGTCTGCCTTCGGGGATTACGGTCCCCTTTGATGACGGAATCGCCGAT
The nucleotide sequence above comes from Penicillium digitatum chromosome 1, complete sequence. Encoded proteins:
- a CDS encoding Maleylacetate reductase, putative, with the protein product MDAFEYNPNTGRVIFGSGTLHKLPDEISRLQVKAPLVLSTPQQVSQAEKVKEVLKDQIAGSFRQAVMHTPTSVTDEAVEYAKTQGADSVISIGGGSTIGLGKAISIRTGLPHICIPTTYAGSEMTPILGETANGLKKTRSDPEILPGTVIYDVDLTMTLPAAMSATSGVNAIAHAVEALYARNTNPIINMMALEGIQALASSLPEIIENPSSQSARSKALYGAWLCGTCLGSVGMSIHHKLCHTLGGSFNLPHAETHTAVLPHAISYNAPYIPEAMKQLADVLPDSNGDAIHGLNVLLTKLEVKRGVKDFGMKEEEIDKAADSAISNAYWNPRPIERAPIRELLRRVWAGEPAQANL
- a CDS encoding Diphthamide biosynthesis protein 2; this encodes MGSEMKSAPVLSTADDRILEETTPVASRDPTASVSDDELSITYDIERTLKDIRQARYKRIALQFPDDMLPDAPRVFQLLSRGLEREEVGTNVTQPSNKTDASNADADLAHSVTELQLEVKTEQTSPRLTILADTSYGTCCVDEVAAEHVDADVVVHYGRSCLSPTARLPVIHVFTHKNLPLEPVVRAFKETYLDPTTDVIIVADVTFADHVPTVYARLVEEGYSNIFATEVVHEPSSSIPNRTVPKSVREAPETLADWQLFHISDPPTALMMTLASRVAAIHIYPTDDLSNENVKPLPASTAAVLRRRYGTLASLTTVPIWGILINTLSVKNYLHIVEYVKERIAEAGKKSYMFVVGKLNAAKVANFSEIGGWVVIGCWESSLVDSKDFWKPVITPFELELALKDDSDRVWTGAWQSDFQAVLDAPAQEVSGNRDDQGTFPSATVSDEDDLSEPESAPPEFDFRTGRYVSHSRPMRNPAPRASQVDGSTTTGPSAARALARRAKGDLAMIGGTVSPGAEYLRSQRTWKGLGSDFDIRYDEEDSEDSTMVKEGRKGIARGYTVGDAADKH
- a CDS encoding diphthamide biosynthesis protein gives rise to the protein MAWGNIAGEISASHLTVLENALQRSVISDERTLSTFERVITTNAPIFESLSLQIPTDTIIKLYHTSNYLRTFLRSYPTAWKSLSFRLQYPSSTLPNPQINDPSGPDAAPTRQSRPYALDMFLMNVVMPFSRCLKSLELDNTAISGENLTSTVLHSRRETLVHLSVRGCKNVSLKYHIVPFLTMFALQHDIDMGNNIDNSSGTQRLALKSIYAYRCRHHRRRPYLSSSLMRKDTDAESTHELVNICHKLGIWTDTAWCTTPAGRCARRAGYVKSRFPHGAGSPEVWVVFDRLWRSRNWIGPTDSETPQPHVYGGKLWENRDTGFYGEALGTGEGIDWGEGKMTPAHLRRSHTQFVDRIRCDNCLEDISERCEHCSVLMHCVGCRKTLCASCAHERPYLHRNTLSSSQKNQNAPDSFWWAPGATHSPGSMQDPVGILADPNQAQGTGMDPPPILNFHWCCTKPDLSGGGGISIGPRNGEVDRVRAVPLPRGQGWEDLEYTVSEWSKTFPKYAYGDPSKPDYSLETGHLAMMKWLLGPPNREVSPCPRNLCQGCYDSPQWKVHCKSCSKPLCIEHDLRGLRLRICGYRDLETEKQTIQNRFAANLSGSLMSSQLPEYDSLFRSQQPINSTNKSFIDDSRQDSMDEENTPESHVGDQSAAVSIFSNQPSRSFSAPMSDHSSSPSSSSSTFFDSPTIESPRWQGCQSFFCPPADPITGIRDPRPRCPSYLRECKACKVYVCADCIYTNPPCKCSYCEENYLCPNCMTDQPRDSLCRRRQEEKAQRDRKWKREMQLLEAILELKVANELAEFAGEFFDLVERRNSLPSGITVPFDDGIADLFESDIAAAETSAEHFEPDDLEWFLQDSH